The Marinobacter subterrani genome has a segment encoding these proteins:
- the ccoN gene encoding cytochrome-c oxidase, cbb3-type subunit I codes for MSTVDANLTYNYKVVRQFAIMTVVWGIVGMGMGVLIASQLVWPSMNLDMPWTHFGRLRPLHTNLVIFGFGGSALFATSYYVVQRTCQARLISDGLAAFTFWGWQAILVGAIITLPQGLTSSKEYAELEWPIDIAIAVVWVAYALVFFGTIMKRSTPHIYVANWFYGAFIITVAVLHIGNNLALPAGAFKSYSAYAGVTDAMMQWWWGHNAVGFFLTAGFLGMMYYFVPKQANRPVYSYRLSIVHFWALIATYVWAGGHHLHYSALPDWAQTAGMVMSLILLAPSWGGMINGMMTLSGAWHKLRTDPILRFLVVSLSFYGMSTFEGPMMAIKTVNALSHNTDWTIGHVHSGALGWVAMISIGAIYHLVPKLWGLRAMYSTSLINIHFWLATVGTVLYIVAMWVNGIMQGLMWRAVNEDGTLTYSFVEALEASYPGYFVRFVGGVIFLSGMLVMAYNVYMTVRQKDAVAQDNAATQPA; via the coding sequence GGTGAGGCAGTTCGCCATCATGACGGTAGTCTGGGGCATTGTTGGCATGGGAATGGGCGTGTTGATCGCGTCCCAGCTTGTCTGGCCATCGATGAACCTGGATATGCCCTGGACGCACTTTGGTCGTCTCCGCCCCCTGCACACTAACCTGGTAATCTTCGGATTCGGCGGTTCAGCGTTGTTTGCCACTTCCTACTACGTTGTTCAACGGACGTGTCAGGCACGGCTTATTTCGGATGGTCTGGCGGCCTTCACGTTCTGGGGCTGGCAGGCGATTCTGGTCGGTGCCATCATCACCCTGCCGCAGGGTCTGACCTCGTCCAAGGAATACGCCGAACTGGAATGGCCCATCGATATTGCCATCGCTGTTGTCTGGGTAGCCTACGCTCTGGTGTTCTTCGGAACAATCATGAAACGCAGTACGCCACACATTTACGTGGCGAACTGGTTCTATGGCGCATTCATCATTACCGTTGCCGTTCTGCATATCGGTAACAACCTGGCCCTGCCGGCCGGCGCCTTCAAGTCCTATTCGGCCTACGCCGGTGTCACCGACGCCATGATGCAATGGTGGTGGGGCCACAATGCGGTAGGTTTTTTCCTGACCGCGGGCTTCCTCGGCATGATGTACTATTTCGTGCCAAAGCAGGCCAACCGTCCCGTCTATTCCTACCGGTTGTCCATCGTTCACTTCTGGGCGCTGATTGCCACCTATGTCTGGGCCGGTGGCCACCACCTGCATTACTCTGCTCTGCCGGACTGGGCACAGACCGCGGGTATGGTTATGTCCCTGATTCTGCTGGCGCCTTCCTGGGGCGGCATGATCAACGGCATGATGACCCTGTCAGGTGCCTGGCATAAACTCCGCACCGACCCTATCCTGCGGTTCCTGGTGGTCTCCCTGTCGTTCTACGGCATGTCCACCTTTGAAGGCCCGATGATGGCCATCAAGACCGTAAACGCCCTGTCCCACAACACGGACTGGACCATCGGCCACGTCCACTCCGGCGCTCTGGGCTGGGTAGCCATGATCAGTATCGGCGCAATTTATCATCTGGTTCCGAAGCTCTGGGGTCTCCGGGCGATGTACAGCACCAGCCTGATCAACATTCACTTCTGGCTCGCCACTGTTGGTACCGTGCTTTACATCGTTGCCATGTGGGTTAACGGCATCATGCAGGGCCTGATGTGGCGTGCTGTCAACGAAGACGGCACGTTGACCTACAGCTTCGTCGAAGCCCTGGAAGCTTCATATCCGGGTTACTTCGTCCGCTTCGTCGGTGGCGTAATCTTCCTGAGCGGTATGCTTGTTATGGCTTACAACGTCTACATGACCGTACGCCAGAAAGATGCGGTTGCGCAGGACAACGCGGCAACACAGCCGGCGTAA